A single window of Rubripirellula lacrimiformis DNA harbors:
- a CDS encoding glutamate decarboxylase, whose protein sequence is MSSQNRDTIRDMMDDEVYASSDLSSAMPKDQMPQQERSSRHVYSAIHDELMLDGNSRQNLATFCQTWAEPEVHQLMDECMDKNMVDKDEYPQTAEIERRCVRMLAALWNSPDATNTSGCSTTGSSEAAMLGGMAMKRAWEANRKAAGKPYDKPNLITGPVQVCWHKFARYWDIELREIPMEGDRMIMSPEEVVRRCDENTIGVVPTLGVTFTCQYEPVKAVADALDQLQQETGLDIRMHVDGASGGFLAPFCAPDLEWDFRIPRVKSINTSGHKFGLAPLGVGWVIWRDASDLPEEEIFWVNYLGGNMKDIALNFSRPGGPVVCQYYNFLRLGREGYRRIHAACYETAQYLAAEIEKLGPFEMIYSGDMASGIPALCWKVKQGVDPGFTLYDFADRLRARGWQVPAYSLPADQQQMVIQRILVRHGVSRDLGELLMEDMKRAIDHFEKHPVHTPLSESEASGFRH, encoded by the coding sequence ATGAGTTCGCAGAACCGAGACACGATACGCGACATGATGGACGACGAAGTCTATGCTTCGTCAGACCTTTCGTCGGCCATGCCCAAGGATCAGATGCCACAGCAGGAACGGTCGTCACGGCATGTCTATTCGGCGATCCATGACGAGTTGATGCTGGACGGTAATTCGCGACAGAATTTGGCGACTTTCTGCCAAACTTGGGCGGAACCAGAAGTGCACCAGTTGATGGACGAGTGCATGGACAAAAACATGGTCGACAAGGACGAGTATCCACAGACGGCCGAGATCGAACGCCGCTGTGTCCGCATGCTGGCCGCGCTGTGGAATTCGCCGGATGCGACCAACACCTCGGGCTGTTCAACGACCGGTTCTAGCGAAGCAGCGATGCTGGGCGGCATGGCGATGAAGAGGGCCTGGGAAGCCAATCGCAAAGCCGCCGGAAAGCCTTACGACAAGCCCAACCTGATCACAGGCCCGGTCCAAGTGTGTTGGCACAAGTTCGCTCGCTACTGGGATATCGAACTGCGAGAAATTCCCATGGAGGGCGATCGGATGATCATGTCGCCCGAGGAAGTGGTTCGCCGCTGCGATGAAAACACGATCGGCGTTGTGCCGACGCTTGGCGTGACGTTTACCTGCCAATACGAACCGGTCAAAGCGGTGGCAGATGCACTGGATCAATTGCAGCAAGAAACCGGACTCGACATTCGAATGCACGTCGACGGTGCCAGCGGCGGATTTCTGGCTCCGTTCTGCGCACCCGACTTGGAATGGGACTTTCGCATTCCCCGTGTAAAGTCCATCAACACGTCTGGTCACAAATTTGGCTTGGCTCCGCTGGGCGTCGGATGGGTGATCTGGCGAGACGCGAGCGACCTGCCCGAAGAAGAGATTTTCTGGGTGAACTACCTGGGCGGAAACATGAAAGACATTGCGCTGAATTTCTCTCGCCCCGGCGGTCCCGTCGTTTGCCAATACTACAACTTTCTGCGGCTTGGACGCGAAGGCTATCGACGGATTCACGCGGCGTGTTACGAGACGGCACAGTACCTAGCAGCCGAAATTGAAAAACTAGGGCCGTTCGAGATGATCTACAGCGGCGACATGGCCAGCGGCATTCCCGCGCTGTGCTGGAAGGTCAAACAGGGCGTGGATCCAGGGTTCACGCTGTACGATTTTGCAGACCGTCTGCGGGCTCGCGGTTGGCAGGTTCCTGCCTATTCGCTTCCCGCCGACCAACAGCAAATGGTCATCCAGCGGATCCTGGTTCGACATGGTGTCAGCCGAGATCTCGGGGAACTGTTGATGGAAGATATGAAGCGGGCGATCGATCACTTCGAAAAGCATCCGGTCCATACGCCGCTTTCGGAGTCCGAAGCGTCCGGTTTCCGTCACTAA
- a CDS encoding sulfatase family protein: MHNRGLNLPIALLLIGLGVPSVMANEDRPNLVLIIADDMNWNDCGAYGHPAIRTPNIDRLATDGLQFEHAYLTTNSCSPSRSSILTGKYPHNTGAEQLHWPLPKDSETFSKRLQHSGYYTAAAGKWHLGDAVRDHFDRIYEADAAGFVLPSSKDGEPAKMVASQPSGCKDWERAIEERPRDQPFFLWLAALDPHREYTEGSLDPPHSRDDVIVPAHLPDTADVREDLRLYYDEIGRLDTYVGKVVAKLKQQNVDDETLILFISDNGRPFPRDKTTLYDGGIRTPWIVRWPAKVKAGGTTEALVSSVDIAATFLELAGANAMANEGQSFAKVLWNPEQPHRQFAFAEDHWHDYEDHARCITTQRFKLIRNDYVDLPPTPSADAGRGLSWQNMLQMQKAGTLSPEQQACFRSPRPQWELFDLERDPGELNNRINDPAYASVKQRLTQALAKWTDETNDYVPSRRTPDEFDRVTGEPDHSVRIRPRPSKKDMFGTNGKY; encoded by the coding sequence ATGCACAACCGCGGCCTGAACCTACCAATTGCACTTCTTTTGATTGGCCTGGGCGTTCCAAGTGTCATGGCCAATGAAGATCGCCCCAACCTTGTGCTGATCATCGCCGACGACATGAACTGGAATGATTGCGGAGCCTACGGGCACCCTGCGATCCGGACTCCGAACATTGATCGTTTGGCAACCGATGGGTTGCAGTTCGAACACGCCTATCTGACCACCAATTCGTGCAGCCCATCGCGTTCAAGCATCCTGACCGGAAAGTATCCTCACAACACAGGGGCCGAACAGTTGCATTGGCCGCTGCCGAAAGATTCCGAAACATTTTCCAAGCGGCTCCAGCACAGCGGCTACTACACAGCGGCGGCCGGGAAGTGGCACTTGGGCGACGCGGTTCGCGACCACTTTGACCGCATCTACGAGGCGGACGCGGCCGGATTCGTGCTACCGTCTAGCAAGGATGGTGAACCCGCCAAGATGGTCGCATCCCAACCCAGCGGATGTAAAGATTGGGAAAGAGCGATTGAAGAACGTCCTCGTGACCAACCCTTCTTTCTATGGCTAGCCGCACTGGACCCCCATCGCGAGTACACCGAAGGATCACTGGACCCACCCCACAGCCGTGATGATGTCATCGTACCGGCGCACTTGCCCGACACGGCCGATGTGCGTGAAGACCTGCGGCTTTACTATGACGAAATCGGGCGACTGGATACCTACGTGGGCAAGGTGGTCGCCAAACTGAAGCAGCAGAACGTCGATGACGAAACACTGATCCTGTTCATCAGCGACAATGGACGCCCGTTCCCACGCGACAAGACGACGCTCTACGACGGGGGAATCCGAACCCCTTGGATCGTTCGCTGGCCTGCGAAGGTCAAAGCGGGTGGAACCACCGAAGCCTTGGTCAGCAGCGTCGATATCGCCGCAACCTTCCTGGAACTTGCCGGCGCCAATGCGATGGCCAATGAAGGCCAGAGCTTTGCCAAGGTGTTGTGGAACCCTGAACAACCGCACCGCCAGTTCGCGTTTGCCGAAGATCACTGGCACGACTACGAAGATCACGCCCGATGCATCACGACCCAGCGATTCAAGTTGATCCGCAACGATTATGTCGACCTGCCACCGACGCCATCCGCGGATGCCGGACGCGGACTCAGTTGGCAGAACATGTTGCAGATGCAAAAAGCGGGAACTCTGTCGCCCGAACAACAAGCGTGTTTTCGATCACCGCGGCCACAGTGGGAACTGTTTGACCTGGAACGCGACCCGGGCGAACTGAACAACCGAATCAATGACCCGGCATACGCGTCGGTCAAGCAGCGTTTGACCCAAGCGTTGGCAAAGTGGACCGACGAAACGAACGATTATGTACCGTCTCGCCGAACCCCCGACGAATTCGACCGCGTGACTGGCGAACCCGATCACAGCGTCCGAATTCGACCGCGTCCATCGAAGAAAGACATGTTCGGCACCAACGGAAAGTATTGA
- a CDS encoding PAS and helix-turn-helix domain-containing protein — protein sequence MPSRDQSSDTPPSAEADLPPLDAASLWAAFSQTKGVGVSITDAQGRLLFVNDTAMVLFSKTAEIAYQGKCISDFHSPEYVAERLAMIGRVLHEGRPLSMQHIYHGKKICSTVWPIRDSQPPYDRVVVISRTDSGDGMMIPEVAEQVSTEFIDLGPLSVLTRREVEVAVLLGHGMSVPRVAQLLHRSPKTIQRHKAAISTKLGVHGQAELVAIITEMGLELDDANRKRFPCHPDS from the coding sequence GTGCCATCCCGCGACCAATCTTCGGACACTCCGCCATCGGCTGAAGCCGATCTCCCGCCGCTGGATGCCGCTTCGCTGTGGGCTGCTTTCTCGCAGACCAAAGGTGTCGGCGTCAGCATCACCGACGCCCAGGGGCGATTGTTGTTCGTCAACGATACCGCGATGGTGTTGTTTTCGAAAACGGCAGAGATCGCGTACCAGGGAAAATGCATCAGCGATTTTCATTCGCCCGAATACGTTGCCGAGCGATTGGCGATGATTGGCCGTGTGTTGCACGAGGGCCGGCCTTTGTCGATGCAGCATATCTATCACGGAAAGAAAATCTGTTCGACAGTCTGGCCGATTCGCGATTCGCAGCCGCCCTATGACCGGGTGGTGGTGATCAGCCGAACCGATTCCGGCGACGGCATGATGATTCCCGAAGTGGCCGAACAGGTCAGTACCGAGTTCATTGACTTGGGCCCGCTAAGCGTCTTGACTCGCCGCGAGGTCGAAGTCGCAGTGCTGCTGGGCCATGGGATGAGCGTCCCCAGGGTTGCCCAGTTGCTGCACCGTAGCCCGAAAACGATCCAGCGTCACAAGGCGGCGATCAGCACCAAGCTGGGTGTGCATGGACAGGCCGAATTGGTCGCCATCATTACCGAAATGGGGCTGGAACTTGACGATGCAAATCGAAAACGGTTTCCTTGTCATCCGGATTCGTAA
- a CDS encoding Dabb family protein encodes MFYHSVHFWLRDGVGEAERQQVIEGVKSLGNSPNMESARVGVPAMTDRAVVDNSYSIQLIAVFADKAAHDRYQSTDDEVHQAFIANFKPYWTKVVIYDSLDA; translated from the coding sequence ATGTTTTATCACAGTGTTCATTTTTGGTTGCGCGACGGGGTCGGCGAAGCAGAGCGTCAGCAAGTGATCGAAGGGGTCAAGAGCCTGGGCAACAGCCCCAACATGGAATCGGCACGCGTTGGAGTGCCCGCAATGACCGATCGAGCGGTGGTTGACAATTCGTATAGCATCCAGCTGATCGCCGTGTTTGCCGACAAAGCGGCACATGATCGATACCAAAGCACCGACGACGAAGTGCATCAAGCGTTCATCGCCAACTTCAAGCCCTACTGGACCAAGGTCGTCATTTACGACTCGTTGGACGCTTAA